One stretch of Streptomyces hygroscopicus DNA includes these proteins:
- a CDS encoding serine/threonine protein kinase: MLTTTAANTKQSAGARVTLNVAPPLSGTQVLSVEAKDVRNRWGTPAEYTFAVAPAAGPVGRWHFADGAPGSGVTKAVDSATEGTRHDATLYDEAGTGWSTFGRRGDADFSLWLNDSSATSGYAATSTAAVNTQDSFTVSTWAYLTDSTENRVVLTEPGEDGSGFTLYYSSTYKKWIFNRTDKDRNDPTYIRSFANAQNPPLKVWTHLAGVFDTKGDTDKSNDTIQLFVNGRPQGDPVVHIGPTGAVPRGGGRPGTAPGQ, from the coding sequence TTGCTGACCACGACGGCCGCGAACACCAAACAGAGCGCCGGAGCACGGGTCACCTTGAATGTCGCTCCGCCACTGTCCGGGACCCAGGTGCTGTCCGTGGAGGCCAAGGACGTACGCAATCGCTGGGGTACTCCTGCGGAGTACACCTTCGCTGTCGCGCCGGCCGCGGGGCCGGTAGGCCGATGGCACTTCGCGGACGGGGCACCGGGTTCCGGTGTAACCAAGGCCGTCGACAGTGCCACGGAGGGGACGCGTCATGACGCCACCCTCTACGACGAGGCGGGAACGGGCTGGTCGACCTTCGGGCGGCGGGGCGACGCCGACTTTTCGCTGTGGCTGAACGACTCCTCGGCCACCAGCGGATATGCCGCCACATCCACGGCGGCAGTGAACACCCAGGACTCATTCACCGTCTCGACCTGGGCGTACCTCACCGACTCCACCGAGAACAGGGTGGTGCTGACCGAGCCGGGAGAGGACGGCTCCGGCTTCACCCTGTACTACTCCTCCACATACAAGAAGTGGATCTTCAACCGTACGGACAAGGACCGCAACGACCCCACATACATCCGTTCCTTCGCCAACGCGCAGAACCCTCCGCTCAAGGTGTGGACACATCTGGCCGGAGTCTTCGACACCAAGGGCGATACCGACAAGTCGAACGACACCATCCAGTTGTTCGTCAACGGGCGGCCACAAGGCGACCCTGTGGTGCATATTGGTCCGACAGGCGCCGTACCACGTGGCGGCGGTCGTCCGGGGACAGCACCGGGTCAGTGA